From one Anaerotruncus rubiinfantis genomic stretch:
- a CDS encoding helix-turn-helix domain-containing protein: protein MDRLTADMNMGSNLRLLRKKHKYTQDRLVARLGIFGVSTTRSLYSRYETGELNIPVRLLVALHMIYGCSYDAFFEGLELENTDTL from the coding sequence ATGGACAGACTAACCGCCGACATGAACATGGGAAGTAACCTGCGCCTCCTTCGGAAAAAGCACAAGTATACACAGGACCGCCTTGTTGCCCGCTTGGGTATTTTCGGCGTATCCACTACGCGCAGTTTGTATTCCCGCTACGAAACAGGGGAACTTAATATTCCGGTGCGTCTCCTCGTCGCCTTACACATGATCTATGGTTGTAGTTATGATGCGTTTTTTGAAGGACTCGAATTGGAGAATACGGATACTTTGTAA